The genomic DNA ATGTTAGGACAAGCACCtgggaaaaatatttatagctgGATTCatataaagtatacatatatgggaaTGCAAGCTTACCAGCAGACGCCTCATTTTAGAAATTGAACTTCGAAGATAATTCCGCAACTGATTGAACAGGTAGCGCTTTTATACCCAATGCCACATGTAATGAATATTCATATACCCATTGCATGCCCAATGTAATCGTAAACCTTTTAAGACAGAAGTTCATACGTAACATTTCACACTTAAACTTTGCATGTAGAACTTTCCAGCAATTTCCACAAAACTTGAGACTGCTATATTCGCTTGGATTCTCATACTTAGGAAAAAttagtattttatttttaaattcttATTAAAGTGAACTAGGGTGAAACGTTTAAAACCCGCAGAAATAAGTACTATGTAAAACTTTGAAAATATTCTCCAGTCGAGTCattggttttagttttgatAGCTAAAGCATATGGGAAATTCTCTGATGTCGAACAGGACGTTTGTACGCATTGCAAGCGGTAGAAGGTTGAAAATAAGACggattttcaaaatattttaccaATTTGATACACCTCTGGACGACATCTACAACTGATGCCAAAGTCAATTTTGGGCAACTTTGTTTGGTCCATGGTTGTCTCTAAAAAGTAACTAACATTTAAAAAACACTAactcgtatttttttttaaattgaagcCCCTGTCGCAAAAGACATATCACACTAGGCCAAAAATTCCTTCGTTTTTAATAGTTAAGAATATGCATGTTCGAGGAGACTTAACCATTTATTAGGAACAGAAAACCACATGAAAAtgtctttttttaatttactttgttgttatttgtcGACCTGTCAGAGAAAtgacatatacatacatacatttcgtATACATAGgttttttttagcattttttgAGCTCTTTATTAAAAAACCTGGTTTGACGAAAGTTACTGGACTTGGTGGTCCAGTCTTTTGAGAGTCAAAACGGATTAAAGTTCCAGAAAACTGGTACCCTTAATATCACATTTTTCAGCAGATTGTGTAGTAGTTTTGCGGAATTCTTCTACCACATATTGGACATTCAAAATAGAGATTTTTCttgaataaatgtttaattttttaactGAAATAGAAACCAATTGACCGTTGTCCGGTGGTTACCTTGCTCGTTAGTTTTTTGTTCATAATAATCACCTGGCACTTGGAATGCttcttaattttattattggGTATTACAATTACAAAGCTTGGCCAAgacaaatgttaatttaaCCCATACACGTGTCATTTCTTAATACTAAAAGATTAATCCTATGCGTTAAACCATCGGATCCATTTCTTTGCAATATCCAATATCCAACGAACAATCGTTCGTTACGGTGGTGGATGCGGCATGAATAATATTCTAACCGAACACATTCAGCCAGGGGTGTAGCAGCCCCAATAATCCCGTTGGTGGAGCTATTGAGCCGCCGACATCGAGAGTGATACTTCCTTGGACACCTGGTAGTCCCAAGCCGATTGGATGTCCTCTTCTTCCAGCTTTTGCTACAACGCCTCCGCCCGCCGCTGCAGTCGCACCAGTTGATGTAGTGATTCCAAACATGTTGCCCAAAGTTCCAAATATGTTTCCAAATGGGTTTGCGAATATGTTTGGGAATGGGATTCCAAATGGGTTAAGGAATCCAAAGGGGCCCAGGTGCCAACCGTTATTGCTTAAGAATCCTGTTCCTAAAAGTCCCTTACTGCCAAAGAGTCCTGTTCCAAGGAAGCCCCCGTTCCCGAACCAACCACCATTAACGGGTGTGACTGGGTGGGTCTGGATCCGGCCACGATTGATCCCGACAGATTTGTCGAGAGTAACGGCAGCTCCACCCAAGGGACTGCTCCCTTGAATTCCGATAGATCTATCCACAGAAATGCTAGGACCACTAATGCTGTGCACCACTCCAGGCACTGGACCGAAAGGCAGATAAGGATAACCGTTTGGACCCAATGGTCCAAAGGGTAGACCGTTTGGACCGAAAGGTGAAATAGGTAGTCCATCTGGACCAATAGGTAGGCCGTTGGGTGCAAGAGGTAGTCCATTAGCGCCAATAAGAACTCCACCAGCTCCAATACGGACGCCCTTCCGATAAAATGGCTTGAGATATGTAGGATAATCGTACCCTGGAATTCCGTAACTGTATGGGGAGCGTGGGTTCTTGATAATGGTAATCAAATCACTTCCTTGACCTACGCCAGCAGAGATCCTACTGTACGGACGATAGGCTCCAATTTGAGCGCCAATGGCAGCAGCTTTGGCCGCTTGTATGGCTGTTGGATAGCCAGATGGAACTATCCCATGGTTGGTGCCGAACAGAACGTCTAGATAGCGCAAAGGTGCCAAGTGAATGGCTGCCAGGCCCTGAACTGCATTTTCGCCCTGGCGGGCCAACTCGCTAACAATAGCGTTGGAGCTCTTACAGAGCAAGGCCAGCCACAGGACGAGTATCTGCAAAATAACCAGTTTACCAGGCACTATAGTTGGAAAACTACATGGATAAGTACGATCTCGTAACATTGGCTTACCAATTTTCGCGCCATAGCAGAACCGGAGAGACACAAGActgatatttttaaaattctcAGATGTAGTTTTTATAGTAGAAGCACAGGGTAATTAGAATATAGATTGGAACTGTGATTATGCACAAGTAGTCTGTAAAGTTAAGAAACCGTAGGTGACATTTTTATAGCTGAAGCGAATCATTAAAATAGGTCAGAATTTGTTTGAAACA from Drosophila subobscura isolate 14011-0131.10 chromosome E, UCBerk_Dsub_1.0, whole genome shotgun sequence includes the following:
- the LOC117891435 gene encoding ejaculatory bulb-specific protein 1; this translates as MARKLILVLWLALLCKSSNAIVSELARQGENAVQGLAAIHLAPLRYLDVLFGTNHGIVPSGYPTAIQAAKAAAIGAQIGAYRPYSRISAGVGQGSDLITIIKNPRSPYSYGIPGYDYPTYLKPFYRKGVRIGAGGVLIGANGLPLAPNGLPIGPDGLPISPFGPNGLPFGPLGPNGYPYLPFGPVPGVVHSISGPSISVDRSIGIQGSSPLGGAAVTLDKSVGINRGRIQTHPVTPVNGGWFGNGGFLGTGLFGSKGLLGTGFLSNNGWHLGPFGFLNPFGIPFPNIFANPFGNIFGTLGNMFGITTSTGATAAAGGGVVAKAGRRGHPIGLGLPGVQGSITLDVGGSIAPPTGLLGLLHPWLNVFG